One window of Bacillus alkalicellulosilyticus genomic DNA carries:
- the dtd gene encoding D-aminoacyl-tRNA deacylase, with protein sequence MRVVLQRVTDASVTVEDKVVGSITNGLMLLVGITHEDTIDDVKFVADKIVNLRIFEDDEKKLNLSLLDTKGSILSISQFTLYGDTRKGRRPNFMAAAKPDLAKELYDAFNEELRSKGIIVETGKFGAMMDVQLTNHGPVTLLIESPNK encoded by the coding sequence ATGAGAGTTGTATTGCAAAGAGTAACAGATGCTTCTGTTACAGTAGAAGATAAAGTCGTCGGAAGCATTACCAATGGGTTGATGTTATTAGTCGGAATTACACATGAAGATACGATTGATGATGTGAAATTTGTAGCTGATAAAATCGTAAATCTTAGGATTTTTGAAGATGATGAAAAAAAATTAAACTTGTCATTACTAGATACGAAGGGCTCAATCTTATCGATTTCTCAATTTACGTTGTATGGAGATACTCGAAAAGGACGTCGACCGAATTTTATGGCAGCGGCAAAGCCGGATTTGGCTAAAGAATTGTATGATGCGTTTAACGAAGAACTTCGAAGCAAAGGCATTATCGTGGAAACAGGAAAGTTTGGAGCGATGATGGATGTTCAATTAACTAACCATGGTCCTGTTACGTTACTAATCGAAAGTCCAAATAAATAA
- a CDS encoding tRNA threonylcarbamoyladenosine dehydratase yields MLHQFSRNELAIGKDGLHTLKNSTVAVLGIGGVGSFSAEALARSGVGRLVLVDKDDVDITNVNRQIHALLSTVGRQKVELMKERIADINPECEVIALKMFYKEETYEQFFSYDLDFVVDASDTISYKIHLMKQCLQRKIPIISSMGVANKLDPTRLRIADISKTSYDPIAKVIRTKLRKEGIHKGINVVFSDEQPVKIREDIRKEIVPEAAEHGPIRKAKMPPSSNAFVPSVSGLIMAGHVITTLLKDIEINR; encoded by the coding sequence ATGTTGCACCAATTTTCAAGAAATGAATTAGCTATTGGAAAAGATGGTTTACATACATTGAAAAACAGTACAGTTGCGGTATTAGGAATTGGTGGTGTTGGTTCTTTTTCAGCTGAGGCGTTGGCACGTTCCGGAGTGGGACGACTTGTCTTGGTGGATAAAGATGATGTTGATATTACAAATGTAAATCGGCAAATCCATGCATTATTATCGACAGTAGGGCGACAAAAGGTTGAGTTAATGAAAGAACGTATTGCCGATATCAACCCAGAATGTGAAGTGATCGCGTTAAAAATGTTTTATAAAGAAGAAACGTATGAGCAATTTTTCAGCTATGACTTAGATTTTGTCGTTGATGCAAGTGACACGATTTCCTATAAAATTCATTTAATGAAACAATGCTTACAACGAAAAATACCGATTATCTCAAGTATGGGTGTTGCCAATAAATTAGATCCTACGAGATTACGTATTGCTGATATATCTAAGACAAGCTATGACCCGATTGCTAAGGTTATTCGAACGAAACTTCGCAAGGAAGGCATTCATAAAGGCATTAACGTTGTATTTTCGGATGAACAGCCAGTGAAAATCAGAGAAGACATTCGCAAAGAAATCGTACCAGAAGCTGCAGAACATGGTCCCATTCGAAAAGCGAAAATGCCACCATCGTCAAACGCATTTGTCCCTTCTGTCTCAGGGCTCATTATGGCTGGTCATGTCATTACAACATTACTAAAAGATATTGAAATTAATAGGTAA
- the hisS gene encoding histidine--tRNA ligase, with protein MSIQIPRGTQDIIPGDSELWQFIEQKAHDICRRYNYKEIRTPIFEQTELFARGVGDTTDIVQKEMYTFKDRGDRSLTLRPEGTASTVRAFVGNKLYGNANQPTKLYYIGPMFRYERPQSGRMRQFVQFGIEALGSDDPAIDAEVIALAMEFYRELGLSNVKLVINSLGDKESRNAHREALIQHFKPRIDEFCADCQQRLEKNPLRILDCKKDRDHELMSTAPSILDYLNENSQAYFSKVKNYLADMGIAYEVDPGLVRGLDYYTNTAFEIMLGGEGFGAITTLSGGGRYNGLVEEIGGPETPGIGFALSIERLLMALQSQNVVIPVKQSIDCFVIALGDKAKDKAASLLFELRKAGIVADKDYLDKKMKAQFKTADRLQAKYTAVLGDDELEANKINVKEMESGNQEEVALSDFVNYMKAKC; from the coding sequence ATGAGTATTCAAATCCCAAGAGGGACACAGGACATTATACCGGGAGATTCTGAGTTATGGCAGTTTATTGAACAAAAAGCACATGACATTTGCCGACGCTATAACTATAAGGAAATCAGAACACCAATATTCGAACAAACCGAATTGTTTGCACGAGGTGTGGGAGATACAACTGATATCGTTCAGAAGGAAATGTATACATTTAAAGACCGTGGCGACCGAAGTTTGACGTTACGACCAGAAGGAACGGCATCTACCGTTCGTGCATTTGTAGGGAATAAACTGTATGGAAATGCGAATCAGCCAACGAAGCTTTATTACATAGGACCAATGTTTCGTTATGAACGACCACAGTCAGGAAGAATGAGACAGTTTGTACAATTTGGAATTGAAGCGTTAGGAAGTGACGACCCAGCTATTGATGCAGAGGTAATTGCATTAGCGATGGAATTTTACCGCGAACTTGGGTTATCAAATGTAAAGTTAGTCATTAACAGTCTAGGTGATAAAGAAAGCCGAAATGCACACAGAGAAGCTCTTATTCAACACTTTAAACCAAGAATTGATGAATTTTGTGCGGACTGTCAACAGCGTCTTGAGAAAAATCCACTACGAATTTTAGACTGTAAAAAGGATAGAGACCATGAATTAATGAGCACAGCTCCATCTATTCTTGATTATTTAAATGAAAATTCACAAGCATATTTTTCAAAAGTAAAGAACTACCTAGCTGACATGGGTATTGCCTACGAGGTTGACCCTGGTCTAGTGCGAGGACTTGATTATTACACAAACACGGCGTTTGAAATTATGCTTGGCGGAGAAGGGTTTGGAGCGATCACAACACTGAGCGGAGGCGGGCGCTATAACGGTCTTGTCGAGGAAATTGGTGGACCGGAAACGCCTGGGATTGGTTTTGCGTTGAGTATTGAGCGCTTGTTAATGGCTCTTCAATCGCAAAATGTTGTGATTCCTGTAAAACAAAGCATCGATTGTTTTGTCATTGCTTTAGGAGATAAAGCAAAAGACAAAGCAGCTTCTTTACTATTTGAACTTAGAAAAGCAGGAATCGTTGCTGATAAAGACTATCTTGATAAAAAAATGAAAGCTCAGTTCAAGACAGCGGACCGCCTACAAGCGAAATACACGGCGGTATTAGGTGATGATGAGCTCGAAGCGAATAAAATCAATGTCAAAGAAATGGAGAGCGGAAACCAAGAGGAAGTAGCGCTATCTGATTTCGTTAATTACATGAAAGCAAAATGCTAA
- a CDS encoding adenine phosphoribosyltransferase, which yields MDFKQYITIVEDFPKEGIRFKDITTLMQNGSAYKEAVKQMSVFAKEKNADVIVGPEARGFVVGCPVAYELEIGFVPVRKAGKLPREVISVDYGLEYGKDSLTIHRDAITKGQRVVITDDLLATGGTIEATVKMVEQLGGVVVGIVFMIELTYLEGRDRLKGYDIFTLTQY from the coding sequence ATGGATTTCAAACAGTATATTACGATTGTAGAAGATTTTCCAAAAGAAGGAATTCGCTTTAAAGATATTACGACGTTAATGCAAAATGGTTCAGCTTATAAAGAAGCGGTCAAGCAAATGTCTGTATTTGCGAAAGAAAAAAACGCTGATGTCATCGTTGGCCCTGAAGCAAGGGGATTTGTCGTTGGTTGTCCGGTTGCTTATGAACTAGAGATTGGTTTTGTCCCAGTTCGTAAAGCAGGAAAACTACCTAGAGAAGTAATCTCGGTAGATTATGGGTTGGAGTATGGGAAGGATAGTTTAACCATTCATCGTGATGCGATTACAAAAGGGCAACGTGTTGTAATTACCGATGATTTGCTAGCAACTGGTGGAACGATTGAAGCTACGGTGAAAATGGTTGAACAGTTAGGTGGAGTTGTAGTAGGAATTGTCTTTATGATTGAACTAACTTATTTAGAAGGTCGTGACCGATTAAAAGGTTATGATATTTTTACTTTGACTCAATATTGA
- a CDS encoding RsfA family transcriptional regulator, with protein MKVRQDAWSHEDDVLLAETVLRHIKEGSTQLRAFDEVGDELHRTSAACGFRWNAVVRQKYINDIRAAKKERKELKRSMSFVAAPKKTNQAFYQSMPVYQDQSISLSTVIDYLKTLNTESSGTDALRRENEKLLKENLELLTKNKELENELSKVQNDHRVIEEDYQSLIQIMNRARRMAILQEDEPTSPATFRMDKNGNLEKVAK; from the coding sequence ATGAAAGTAAGACAAGATGCATGGTCACATGAAGATGATGTGTTATTAGCAGAAACTGTATTACGACATATTAAAGAGGGAAGCACACAATTACGTGCTTTTGATGAGGTGGGAGATGAACTCCACCGAACGTCAGCCGCTTGTGGTTTCCGTTGGAACGCTGTAGTTCGTCAAAAATACATCAATGATATAAGGGCTGCTAAGAAAGAAAGAAAAGAACTTAAACGCTCAATGTCATTTGTGGCAGCACCAAAGAAAACAAATCAAGCGTTCTATCAAAGTATGCCAGTTTATCAGGATCAATCCATTTCATTATCTACTGTTATTGATTATTTAAAGACATTAAACACAGAATCAAGCGGAACTGATGCGTTACGTAGAGAAAATGAAAAGTTATTAAAAGAAAACTTAGAGCTTCTAACGAAAAACAAAGAGCTTGAAAATGAACTTTCTAAAGTTCAAAACGACCACCGTGTCATCGAAGAAGACTATCAATCACTAATCCAAATTATGAATCGTGCTAGAAGAATGGCAATCTTACAAGAAGATGAGCCAACGTCACCGGCAACATTCAGAATGGATAAAAACGGGAACTTAGAAAAAGTAGCAAAATAA
- a CDS encoding replication-associated recombination protein A, which produces MWKEEPLAYRMRPSKLSDIVGQDHIVGEGKLLTRMMVSDRLSSIILFGPPGTGKTTIANVIAKTTKLPFHQINAVSAGKKDMEVIVGQAKFEGTTILFVDEVHRFNKAQQDYLLPYIENGLLILIGATTENPYFEINHAIKSRCTILELHYPHPDDIKKVLQKALVDEENGLGKSNVTVEEAGLDFLATSCGGDIRSALNALEIAVRSSSVNQEEEIYITAEILQECLQKKNLHYDKQGEQYYNIISAFQKSLRGSDVNAALHYLARLIEAGDLKVICRRLLVTAWEDVGLANSNVAQTVLAAIDSAERLGLPEARIPLAVAVTEVCLSPKSNTAYKALDSALSDLQQSTIGDVPDHLKDAHYKGAKELGRGIEYKYPHDHGGWVKQQYLPDNLKDKKYYVPKESGKEKRLSEFYTKIEQLKGQ; this is translated from the coding sequence ATGTGGAAAGAAGAACCATTAGCTTATCGGATGAGACCATCTAAGCTATCAGATATTGTAGGACAGGATCACATTGTTGGAGAGGGAAAGCTTTTGACACGAATGATGGTGTCAGACAGATTAAGCTCGATTATTTTATTTGGACCTCCTGGAACCGGAAAAACAACAATTGCTAATGTAATAGCAAAAACGACAAAGCTCCCGTTTCATCAAATTAATGCAGTTTCAGCAGGGAAAAAAGATATGGAGGTCATTGTTGGCCAAGCCAAGTTTGAGGGAACGACGATTTTGTTTGTAGATGAAGTTCATCGTTTTAACAAAGCACAACAGGATTATTTGTTGCCTTACATTGAAAATGGACTACTAATATTAATTGGGGCAACGACAGAAAATCCGTATTTTGAAATTAATCATGCCATCAAATCTAGATGTACTATATTAGAGCTCCATTATCCACACCCTGATGATATAAAAAAAGTACTTCAAAAAGCGTTGGTGGACGAGGAGAATGGTCTTGGAAAAAGCAATGTCACTGTAGAAGAAGCAGGATTAGATTTTTTAGCTACGAGCTGTGGTGGGGATATCCGTTCGGCTTTAAATGCTCTTGAAATTGCCGTCCGTTCATCAAGTGTAAATCAAGAAGAGGAAATCTACATCACTGCTGAAATTTTACAAGAATGTTTACAAAAAAAGAACCTCCATTATGACAAACAAGGGGAACAATACTACAATATTATAAGTGCCTTTCAAAAAAGCTTGCGTGGCTCGGATGTGAATGCAGCCCTTCACTATTTAGCTCGTCTAATTGAAGCTGGGGATTTAAAGGTGATTTGTCGAAGATTATTAGTGACTGCTTGGGAAGATGTAGGGTTGGCGAATAGCAATGTAGCTCAAACCGTATTAGCCGCTATTGATTCAGCAGAACGATTGGGATTGCCTGAAGCTAGAATACCGTTAGCAGTAGCTGTTACGGAAGTTTGCCTATCACCAAAATCCAATACAGCTTATAAGGCGTTGGATAGTGCGTTATCTGATTTACAGCAATCGACCATTGGAGATGTCCCAGACCATTTGAAGGATGCTCATTATAAGGGCGCCAAAGAGCTTGGCAGAGGAATTGAGTATAAATATCCACATGACCATGGAGGATGGGTCAAGCAACAATACTTACCTGATAATCTTAAAGATAAAAAATACTATGTACCTAAAGAATCAGGAAAAGAAAAGAGATTATCAGAGTTTTATACAAAAATTGAACAATTAAAGGGACAGTAA
- a CDS encoding YczE/YyaS/YitT family protein, translating into MVGLVIMSFGIALMITAQLGSAPWDVFHIGLTLQFGLTIGSWTILSGFCIILVTMILTKQKPKLGAFINMGVVGIFIDIFLYFLNTPSLFIVKLVMLLAGIIIIGYGMGIYIAPNCGAGPRDSLMLVLTERSGWKVQWVRGGMEVIVLTVGFLLGGPVFIGTLIFCVGIGTVVGITLPQCKKLIDHLLEGANTDENFDKRALRSYDHDGISKEVR; encoded by the coding sequence ATGGTCGGTTTAGTCATCATGTCATTTGGAATAGCACTCATGATTACCGCGCAATTAGGAAGCGCTCCTTGGGATGTTTTTCATATCGGATTAACTCTCCAATTCGGGTTAACGATCGGGTCATGGACGATTCTTTCAGGCTTTTGTATCATTTTAGTAACGATGATACTAACGAAGCAAAAACCCAAACTAGGTGCTTTTATTAACATGGGAGTCGTTGGTATCTTTATAGACATTTTTTTATACTTTTTAAATACGCCTTCGTTGTTTATAGTAAAACTCGTCATGTTATTAGCTGGGATTATCATTATCGGTTACGGGATGGGGATATACATTGCTCCTAATTGCGGAGCGGGACCAAGAGATAGCTTGATGCTTGTGTTGACAGAACGCTCAGGCTGGAAGGTACAGTGGGTTCGTGGTGGCATGGAAGTAATTGTACTGACGGTTGGTTTTTTATTAGGAGGCCCCGTTTTTATAGGAACGCTTATTTTTTGTGTAGGAATAGGAACAGTGGTTGGGATAACCTTGCCACAGTGCAAAAAACTCATAGATCATTTATTAGAAGGAGCGAATACAGATGAAAATTTCGACAAAAGGGCGTTACGGTCTTACGATCATGATGGCATTAGCAAAGAAGTCAGGTGA
- the cymR gene encoding cysteine metabolism transcriptional regulator CymR, which translates to MKISTKGRYGLTIMMALAKKSGEGPVSLKSIAKEHDLSEHYLEQLIAPLRNASLVKSVRGAYGGYMLAKEATEITAGDIIRVLEGPISPVEVMDDEEPAKRDLWIKIRDAVKNVLDSTTLDDLANYEDNGEQEYYMFYI; encoded by the coding sequence ATGAAAATTTCGACAAAAGGGCGTTACGGTCTTACGATCATGATGGCATTAGCAAAGAAGTCAGGTGAAGGGCCTGTCTCTTTAAAATCGATTGCCAAGGAACATGATTTATCAGAACATTATTTAGAGCAGCTTATCGCTCCACTTCGTAATGCGAGCTTAGTAAAAAGCGTAAGAGGAGCATATGGTGGTTATATGTTAGCAAAAGAAGCAACGGAGATTACGGCTGGTGATATTATTCGTGTATTAGAAGGTCCAATAAGTCCTGTAGAAGTTATGGATGATGAAGAACCAGCAAAACGAGATTTATGGATTAAAATCCGCGATGCTGTCAAAAATGTATTAGACAGTACAACATTAGATGATTTAGCAAACTATGAAGATAACGGTGAACAAGAATATTACATGTTTTATATATAA
- the aspS gene encoding aspartate--tRNA ligase, with protein sequence MIGRSHHCGEILESTIGEKVQLKGWVQTRRDLGQVIFIDLRDRSGIVQVVFNPEFSEAAHAIADKVRSEYVLDIVGTVVKRDEETVNEKIPTGTVEVQATEITILNSAKALPFQIEGGTDVSEDIRLKYRYLDLRRPDMQEIFALRHRTTKLIRDYLDENLFYEIETPMLTKSTPEGARDYLVPSRVHHGEFYALPQSPQLFKQLLMVSGFERYYQIVRCFRDEDLRADRQPEFTQVDIETSFMDTEDLLAMTEQLMAKIMKETKGVEISPSFERLTYDDAMNRYGSDKPDTRFGLELVELTDIVKNSQFKVFTGAIANGGIVKGLNLKEGSSKLTRKEIDDLAKFVAIYGAKGLAWLKVEENELKGPIAKFLNEEETNNLKEAMNAEPGDLLFFGADKKQVVYDALGALRLKFGKDFDMIDQSKYNFLWVVDFPLVEYDEEAKRYVALHHPFTSPKEEDMELLATDPGKVRAEAYDLVLNGYELGGGSKRIYQRPVQEKMFSALGFSPEEAKEQFGFLLEAFEYGTPPHGGIALGLDRLIMLLAGRTNLRDTIAFPKTASASCLLTNAPGEVSQAQLKELNLNIEPKKEEKVNANANA encoded by the coding sequence ATGATCGGAAGAAGTCATCATTGTGGAGAAATCCTTGAAAGTACAATTGGGGAAAAAGTTCAATTAAAAGGGTGGGTGCAAACTCGTCGCGATTTAGGGCAGGTCATTTTTATCGACTTACGAGACCGTTCAGGAATCGTTCAAGTCGTGTTTAACCCTGAGTTTTCTGAAGCAGCACATGCAATTGCTGATAAAGTACGTAGTGAGTATGTTTTAGATATCGTAGGTACTGTAGTGAAACGTGACGAAGAAACGGTGAATGAGAAAATTCCAACAGGAACGGTAGAAGTACAAGCTACTGAAATTACCATCTTAAATAGTGCTAAAGCTCTTCCTTTCCAAATTGAAGGTGGGACTGATGTATCAGAGGATATTCGTCTGAAATACCGTTATTTAGATTTAAGAAGACCTGATATGCAAGAGATTTTTGCGCTACGTCATAGAACAACAAAGCTTATTCGAGATTACTTAGATGAGAATTTATTTTATGAAATTGAAACTCCGATGTTAACAAAAAGTACACCTGAAGGGGCAAGGGATTATCTAGTACCAAGCCGTGTTCATCATGGTGAATTCTATGCATTGCCTCAATCACCACAGTTATTTAAGCAATTATTAATGGTATCCGGATTTGAAAGATACTATCAAATTGTTCGTTGCTTCCGCGATGAGGATTTACGAGCAGACCGTCAACCTGAATTTACACAAGTCGATATCGAAACTTCTTTCATGGATACAGAAGACTTATTGGCAATGACCGAGCAGTTAATGGCTAAAATTATGAAAGAAACAAAAGGCGTGGAGATTTCTCCGTCATTTGAGCGCTTAACCTATGATGATGCAATGAATCGTTACGGGTCAGATAAACCAGATACACGCTTTGGTCTTGAGCTCGTTGAATTAACGGACATCGTTAAAAATTCTCAGTTTAAAGTCTTTACAGGAGCGATTGCCAATGGTGGAATTGTTAAAGGCTTAAACTTAAAAGAGGGTTCATCAAAGCTAACAAGAAAAGAAATTGATGATTTAGCAAAGTTCGTAGCCATTTATGGAGCAAAAGGGTTAGCTTGGTTAAAGGTAGAAGAAAACGAGCTTAAAGGTCCAATTGCTAAATTCTTAAATGAAGAAGAAACGAATAATCTAAAAGAGGCAATGAATGCAGAGCCTGGAGATTTATTATTCTTTGGAGCAGACAAAAAACAAGTGGTCTATGATGCACTTGGAGCCTTGCGTTTAAAATTTGGTAAAGACTTTGACATGATTGACCAAAGTAAATATAACTTCTTATGGGTTGTAGACTTCCCGTTAGTGGAATACGATGAGGAAGCGAAGCGTTATGTTGCTCTTCACCATCCATTTACAAGTCCGAAAGAAGAAGATATGGAGTTGTTAGCTACAGATCCAGGAAAAGTAAGGGCAGAAGCATATGACCTTGTGTTAAATGGGTATGAGCTTGGTGGAGGTTCAAAACGTATTTACCAACGACCTGTTCAAGAAAAAATGTTCTCAGCTCTTGGATTTAGTCCCGAAGAAGCAAAAGAACAATTCGGCTTCTTACTTGAAGCGTTTGAATATGGTACACCTCCACATGGCGGTATTGCCTTAGGTCTTGACCGATTAATTATGTTACTTGCAGGTCGCACAAACTTAAGAGATACGATTGCGTTCCCGAAAACAGCAAGTGCAAGCTGTTTGTTAACAAATGCTCCTGGTGAAGTAAGTCAAGCTCAACTAAAAGAGTTGAACTTAAACATTGAACCGAAAAAAGAAGAAAAAGTAAACGCAAACGCAAACGCATAA
- a CDS encoding RelA/SpoT family protein, with the protein MTIGQVLEKAKTYLSEKDMTFIEKAYQYAEQAHSSQYRKSGEPYILHPIEVAGILVELGMDVNTVAAAFLHDVVEDTPVTVEDLEREFNEEVAMLVDGVTKLKKIKYKSKEEQQAENHRKMVVAMAKDIRVVLIKLADRLHNMRTLKHLPPEKQRRISNETLEIFAPLAHRLGISTIKWELEDTALRYLDPQQYYRIVHLMKKKRAEREQYIEEVIGKINQSLKDVHIQADISGRPKHIYSIYKKMAMQNKQFNEIYDLLAVRIIVKNIKDCYACLGVIHTCWKPMPGRFKDYIAMPKANMYQSLHTTVIGPSGDPLEVQIRSEEMHRIAEFGVAAHWAYKEGKQVTSEENLASKLTWFREIIEWQDDADDAQEFMESLKIDLFSDMVFVFTPKGDVIELPRGSVPLDFAYRIHSEIGNRCIGAKVNGKMVPLDHQLKTGDIVEVMTSKHSYGPSQDWLKITQSSHAKNKIRQWFKKERREENVEKGREAIEREAKAIDLDPKVVMTSEALAEIAHKFSFAGEEDMFAAVGYSGISAKQIVNRLAEKYKKDHGIDNEQQSLDEAVKGLPTIAPKKKTSIGVRVIGADNLLIRLSRCCNPVPGDDIIGYITKGRGVSIHQTDCPNVLTEDAKNRLLPVEWEADLQQTKSYNVDIEITGYDRNGLLNHVLQAVTESRTTINAVSGRSDHKNKVATIHMTILIHNLDHLHKVVDKIKKLPHIYSVRRIMH; encoded by the coding sequence ATGACGATCGGTCAAGTACTAGAAAAAGCTAAAACGTATCTTTCTGAAAAAGATATGACATTTATAGAAAAGGCATACCAATATGCAGAACAAGCTCATAGTAGTCAGTACCGAAAATCGGGTGAACCATATATTTTGCATCCGATAGAAGTGGCTGGCATCCTTGTTGAATTAGGTATGGATGTGAATACTGTTGCTGCTGCATTTTTGCATGATGTGGTGGAAGATACGCCGGTTACCGTTGAAGACCTTGAGCGCGAATTTAATGAAGAAGTTGCGATGCTTGTTGATGGAGTAACCAAATTAAAGAAAATTAAATATAAATCAAAAGAAGAGCAACAAGCCGAAAATCATCGGAAAATGGTTGTTGCGATGGCCAAGGATATTCGAGTTGTTTTAATTAAGTTGGCAGACCGTCTTCATAATATGAGAACACTTAAACACTTGCCACCTGAAAAACAGCGTCGAATCTCCAATGAAACGTTAGAGATTTTTGCACCTCTTGCGCATCGTCTTGGGATTTCGACGATAAAATGGGAGCTAGAGGATACAGCTCTACGGTATTTAGACCCTCAACAATATTACCGTATCGTTCATCTGATGAAGAAAAAACGTGCGGAACGAGAACAATACATCGAGGAAGTTATCGGAAAAATTAATCAATCGCTCAAAGATGTTCATATTCAAGCTGATATTTCTGGTCGTCCGAAGCATATTTACAGCATTTATAAAAAAATGGCGATGCAGAACAAACAGTTTAATGAAATCTATGATTTGTTGGCAGTACGTATTATTGTTAAAAACATTAAAGACTGCTATGCCTGTCTTGGCGTCATTCATACGTGTTGGAAACCAATGCCTGGTCGATTTAAAGATTATATCGCGATGCCAAAGGCCAACATGTATCAATCTCTTCATACAACAGTGATTGGACCTTCCGGAGACCCTCTTGAGGTGCAAATTCGTTCTGAAGAAATGCATCGCATTGCTGAATTTGGGGTTGCTGCTCACTGGGCGTATAAAGAAGGCAAACAAGTGACGAGTGAAGAGAACTTGGCTTCAAAATTAACGTGGTTCCGCGAAATCATTGAATGGCAGGATGATGCCGATGATGCGCAAGAATTTATGGAATCGTTAAAGATTGATTTGTTTTCCGATATGGTTTTTGTGTTTACACCTAAAGGAGATGTAATTGAGCTACCAAGGGGTTCGGTTCCTTTAGATTTTGCTTATCGCATTCATAGTGAAATTGGTAACCGTTGTATTGGAGCAAAAGTGAATGGGAAGATGGTACCGCTTGACCACCAGTTGAAAACAGGGGATATCGTCGAAGTAATGACATCAAAACATTCTTATGGTCCTAGTCAAGATTGGTTGAAAATTACACAAAGCTCACATGCAAAAAATAAAATCAGACAATGGTTTAAAAAAGAACGTCGTGAAGAAAACGTGGAAAAAGGAAGAGAGGCGATTGAACGAGAAGCCAAAGCTATCGACCTTGATCCAAAAGTAGTCATGACGTCTGAAGCACTTGCTGAAATTGCTCATAAGTTCAGTTTTGCCGGGGAAGAAGATATGTTTGCGGCTGTCGGCTATAGTGGAATTAGTGCCAAACAAATTGTAAATCGATTAGCTGAAAAATATAAAAAAGATCATGGCATTGATAACGAGCAGCAATCACTTGATGAAGCCGTAAAAGGGTTACCAACCATTGCTCCGAAAAAGAAAACGAGCATTGGTGTCCGTGTCATTGGAGCTGATAATTTATTAATTCGCTTATCAAGGTGTTGTAACCCGGTTCCTGGTGATGACATTATTGGTTATATTACAAAAGGTCGTGGTGTTTCTATTCATCAAACGGACTGTCCAAATGTGTTAACGGAGGATGCAAAAAATAGACTACTTCCTGTAGAATGGGAAGCAGACCTCCAGCAAACGAAAAGCTATAATGTCGATATTGAGATTACGGGGTATGACCGCAATGGTTTATTAAATCATGTTCTTCAGGCAGTTACAGAATCAAGAACGACGATTAATGCCGTGTCGGGACGTTCGGACCATAAAAATAAAGTCGCGACGATTCATATGACAATCTTGATTCATAACCTTGACCATCTTCATAAAGTCGTTGATAAAATAAAAAAATTACCTCACATTTATTCAGTGAGAAGAATTATGCATTAG